ATTCCAGCAGGCCGGCGTGGGTGAGGGCCCTCACCGCCTCACGTACGGTGTTGCGTCCGACTCCGAGCTGTTCGGCCAGCACGGTCTCAGTGGGAATCTTCGCGTGCATCTGCCAGGAGTTCGAAGTGATCTGCTCTTTGAGCTGATCGATCACCTGGTCGACGAGGGATGCTCGCTGCGCCGTACGCAGACTCACAGTCCGCCTCCTCCGGGGAAACCAATCATCCTATGAGTCAATGACTGGTCGACCCTAATTATTCCGGAGGCAGAAAAACAAATCAGAAGCCCCGGAAGAGCGGAAACTTTACCGAACCAACGCCGAATCGACCGTCATGCCTACCATCGCACTCCGCACTCCAGCCGCTTCAAGCGCCTTACGGTATGCGCTCACCTGATCTTCGCTCACGCCGGCCTGGCCGTAGAGATCGCCGAGCCGGCGCCAGACCCGCGCGGCCTCCCGGTCGGGGCCGGAGACCCCGGGCCTCGTGCTGTCGAGCAGCTCGCGGGCGCTGTGCAGGATCGTCACGACGTCGCCCCCGCCCGTGCTGAGAGCGACCTGGGCAAGGACCAGCCGCGCGGTGGCAGCTGTGATGCCGAGCCGGTCGTCCAGCGTCGTAAGGGCGGAATCGGCCAGCTCGGCCGCGCCCTTCGGATCGCCGTCTCTGAGCTGGATGGAGGCGAGCACAACCAGGCTCCTGGCGTGGTCGTCCACTCTGTCAGGGAACGTGCCAAAGACCTCGCGCGCGGCGGTCGCGAACTCGCGGGCCTCGTCGAGCGGCTCCGTGCCGGAAGAGGCGGTGAGCCGGGACCAGTTCATCGCTATACGGGCGAGTTGGAAGGCGAGCCGGGCCGGCCGGCCTGCCGCGATCGCATCATCGGCCAAGCGGACGGCCAGCGCCGAATCCTCGCCTTCGGCGGCGGTGACGCTCGCCTCCCAGAGGGAACGGATCTCGTCGACGCGGTTGACCACCGCCGGGACGCCGTGGGCCGACAGGACATGCCGGACGTAGGTCAGGCCGGGAGAGCGCGGACCCCGGGTGGGCTCGGTCTCCATCAGGGAGGCGGCCAGATCCACGGCGATCTCGCCGTCGTTCAGAGCCAGCCGGTTCACCTGACTGAGGGCGGCATTCGCCAGGTCACGGGCACGCAGGGTGTCTCCGGCGTGCTGGTAACAGCGGCTCAGGGCCACGGCCAGGGGCAGATCGGCAAGCCGCTCGGGATGGCTGGCCGCCTCACGGCGGAGCCGCTCGAACGCCTCCACCGCCGGGCCGATCTTGCCCTGGGCCTCCAGCGCGCGAGCCCGGCCGAACCGCGCGTGCGCGGCGAGCATGGCGTTTTCCTCGCCGGCGACTTTGACGATCTCACCGAACCGCTCGGCGGCGGCACACGGGTCGCCGTGCTGCAGCTCAAGCTCCGCGTGGCGCAGACCCAGCTCGGTGTCGATGCGCTGGCGGGGCTCGATCCCGTGCAGCAGGAACTCGGTGGTGCACCCCAGCCGTTCGGCGAGAAGGCGCGCGACCACGGGAGTCGGCGTGCGTTTACCCGACTCGATGAGGGAGACGTAACTGTCGGAAAGGTCAGGCCCAGCCAGCTGGGCCTGAGACATGCGCCTACTCAGCCGCAGTCCACGGACGCGGTCACCGATGGTTCCCTGACTCGGCATCTGATCTCTCAGGGCGGGGGATGGTCAATGTTCCCGCCATGATTGCATGAAGCAGTCGAATCGGGTAACCCCACGTGAAAAATCCGTAGCGGACTCTTCCCTACCGCTCCGAAATAAAGGACGCGAGGGAACTAATCATCCGAGTCGTTTCCTCCGGGGAACAGCATCTGGCAGACCTCGAGGTAAAGGGTCTCCGGATAGGGGATGTAGTTGACCCTTGACAGGGCCTGGTCCTGACCAGCTGATTCCAGGACGAATTCGCCATATCCCAGCATGCGACCGAGCAATGAGCGCTGGAAGCTCATGTCGGTCACCTTGCCGAGGGGCATCATGTCGACCTTGCGGGTGACCAGCCCCGTGGTGAGCAACATCCGCTTCGAGGTGACGACGAAGTAGTCGACCGACCACTCCGCCACCTTCCACACGAAGCGGATCAGCAGGAGAAGCCATGCCCACCAGACGACGACGAGCGCACCGCCGCCGCCTTGGTCACCGAACCACTTGCTCAGCAGCCCGGCGAGGATCAGGCCGCCCAGCACTTCGGCGACCGGACGGAGCAGCACGGCTGGGTGACGCCGCACCATGATGACCTGGTGTTCGTGGGGGAGTAGGTAGCGGTTGACCGACGAGGGAGCTGAGTCCCCGTGGGTCACCAGCCTCATGACAGATGGGAAACGAATGAGGCCAGGGAATTGGCCGCTGTGTACACCGTGTCCATGGCGCCCTTCACTGCGTTCGCGGCGTCACCTGGTCGTGTGAACAGGAAAAACGCTACGAAGGCGGCACCGCCATACGTGAGAACTTTCTTGACTTGCACTGCGGCCTCCTACTACCACTGACCCACTGCACCCGCCGTATACATTACCCACGCCATGGGCGAGGTAAAGCGCATCAGCCGATTACAGTCTCGAGCGTCCCGAGGGCCTGCTCCGGCCGATGTGACTTCCATCACCCGCGCTCACCCGCGACCAGCGCGAGGACCTCAAGGTGTTTGCGGGCGATCCGCTCGACCAGCCCGGGATGGGCGTGGCCGGTGACCTCCAGCGCGCCGTAGTGCGCCGCCTCTATGCAGCGGGTCACCGTGGTCGCCGGATGGACGTCGGAGAACTCATCTCGCAACGCGGCGCTGACGTCCTTGTAGCGGTCGGGCTCCGTGGCCGGGATGATTCGCTCGCTCATGTTTCTCCCTGGTGTGCGCCCGCGGTCTCCGTGGGCCGGGGACACAGAAGAGATGTCTTCGTTACTATCAGTACCCAGACAAGCACAGTCTGTAACAAAGAAACAGCGAAACGCCTCTACCTTTGGGAGGAAGATTCCTCAGACGACGCCGTAAAGGCGGTCTCCGGCGTCGCCGAGCCCTGGAACGATGTAACCCTGCTCGTTCAGCCGCTCATCCAGAGCCGCCGTCACCAGGCGGATCGGCTTCGAGGTGCCGGCGAAGACCTCGTCCATGTGGGCGATGCCCTCGGGGGCGGCCAGCAGGCACAGCGCGGTCACGTCGTCGGCGCCCCGATCGAAGAGGAACTCGATCGCCGCGGCAAGGGTGCCGCCGGTGGCCAGCATCGGGTCGACCACATAGACCTGCCGGCCCGACAGGTCGTCCGGAAGCCTGGTGGCGTAGGTCTCCGCCTTCAGCGTGGACTCGTTGCGGATCATTCCCAGGAAACCGACCTCGGCCGTCGGCAGCAGCCGGGTCATGCCGTCCAGCATGCCCAGGCCCGCGCGGAGGATGGGCACCACCAACGGGTACGGCTGAGCCAGCCGTACGCCTTGTGCGGCGGCGACGGGAGTCTGCACCGTCACCTCGGTCGTGCGGACCTGACGGGTCGCCTCGTAGGCGAGCAGCGTCACCAACTCGTCGGCGAGGCGGCGAAAGGTGGGTGAATCGGTGTTCACATCCCGCAGCACGGTCAGTTTATGGGCCACCAGGGGGTGGTCGACGACCAGGGTTTCCATGGACGCCAACGCTATCTTGGATGACTGCTCAGGCGATAACAGACCGTACGCACGTGACATGGCCCGCTCACGCGATTTGATCACAATCATACGTACGTCCTGCGGGAAGCCGTGGCAGTATAGGCGTCGTTGATAAGTGTCAAGGCGGCAGGGCTTGTCGTCTCAGGGCGTGGAGGCCTCCAGCCGTTGGCGGGTCGGTGAAGCGTCAACCACCTCGTACAGCTGTGCGCGGCCCGTGAGGGTGACGCGACGGCGGCACGGGGAATCCCGGTCCCCAAGGAGCGGGAGGAGGTCAAATCCGTAGAGAACACATCGGTGGGGATGACCATGGCAGACCAAGACCCGCTGGACTTCGCCATCGTGGTCTACCGTGAGGACGACGCCTGGGAAGCGGAGACGCTTCCGGTGGCGCTCACCTCGGATCTCGACGGCCTGATTCACGCTCTGCGCCAGCAGCCGAGCATGAGCGGCACGATTGGCCTGGTCGCCGTGGGGGATGAGTTCTTCGTGGCGTTACGGGTGTTCGGTGAGCGGGTGGAGGTCTTCCTCTCCGACATCGCCGCGTCCTGGGACTTCCCGCTCGCGCAGCAGGCGCTGGAATACCTCGACGTGCCGGTCCCCGATGAGGACGAACTGGAGGCGATCCTCCAGGACGAGGACACGGTGCTCCCGGCCGGGGATCTGTCGATCTTCGCTGATCTGGGACTCGACGAGATGGAGCTGGGCATCCTCTCCGGCGACATCGATCTGCTCCCCGAGGACGTGCTGTCCAGCATCGCCGCGCGGCTGGGATTCTCCGAGCCGTTCGAACGCGCCATCGACTCGGTGTTCGGCTGACCTTGGGAGATCGGCCATGTCCTCCAGACCATCCGGCAACAGCGTGTTCTCGGCAGCCTTCGTCCGCGTCGCGGGCGGTTGGAACGGCGCGGAGGTCGATCTCGGCGCCGCCGAGATAGCCGACGACCTCGGAGACGCCGTCCAGGAGCGTCTCGCGCTCAACGGCGATGAGCTGGCTCTGCTCTGCGTGGAGGTGGAGGACGAATGGTTCGCGATCGTCCGCTACCAGGGCGACCAAGAGCCCCGCACGTTCCTGTCCGACGCCCAGGCCGGGATCTCCGACGAGCTCGGAAAGCTCTTCGGAGAGCTGGCGGGGGTCGCGCCGGACAGGGAGACACCCGATCTGGGCGTACGGCCCGCGGGTGATTTCGAGCTTCTGAGCGACCTCGGGGTGAGTTCCGACGAACTCATCGAGCTCAGCATGGAGGAGGGCGTGCTTCCGGCGGACACTCTCTCGGTGATCGCCGAGCGGCTGGCCTTCGCGGACGAGCTCGATCGGCTGCGGTGACGGGCTACGCCCCGGCGATGCGGCTCGCCCTGACGGAGGCCGTGCGTGCCGGCGCCCGCGGAGAGGTGCCGGTCGGCGCGGTCGTCCTCGACGCGGACGGCTCGGTGCTGGCGCAGGCCGGGAACGACCGGGAGTCCCTGGCCGATCCCACCGCGCACGCCGAAATCCTCGCCCTGCGGGAAGCGGCCCGTGTCCGTGGGGAATGGCGGCTGACCGGCTGCACCCTGGTGGTCACGCTGGAGCCCTGCACGATGTGCGCGGGGGCCTCGGTGCTGGCTCGGGTCGACCGCATCGTCTACGGTGCCGCGGACGCCAAGGGCGGAGCCGCCGGCTCGCTGTGGGACGTGGTGCGCGACCGCCGTCTCAACCACCGCCCCGAGGTCCTCAGGGACGTGCTGGCCGACGAGTGCGCCGCCGTTCTCACCGAGTTCTTCGCCGTTCGGCGGATGCGCGAGCAATAGTGGTTATCCGGTAAGCTGCTCCGCGGTGGAGTCGCCTAGTGGCCGAGGGCGCACGCCTCGAAAGCGTGTGATGGGGCAACCTATCCGTGGGTTCAAATCCCACCTCCACCGCCACCATAAGAGCCTCTGACCTGCTAGAGCGGGTTGGAGGCTCTTCGCATGTCACGACCATGGGGAAACGGCCCCAAATCCGGTCTTGAGCTGCGGTCCCCGGCGGCGGCTCACCTTCCGCGCGGAAGGCAGCACCCGGCATCGATCGAGAAGAGAGCCGGTGCGAACGGACGCGTGACCTGCCGCGTCTGCCGGGTCGTCGGCTCCCTCGGCAAGTACGCCCGCCGGCATGGGATATACCGGTGGCGAAGAGTTGTCGATCCCGCGCACTGTGACGGATCAGGCCGACCGGATCCCGGCCGTGGTCAGGCGGACCTCGGCCGGTCAGCGCGCCGAAAAGCCGGCGGGCCCGGAACCCGCTCCGGAGCGACTGCGAACCTTAGGCATCGGGTGTGCGGGCGTTCCTCAGTCGCCCGAGGGGATCTCCAGGACGCGCGCGTGCAGGACCGAACGCTGGTGCAGGGCCGACCGCAGCGCCCGGTGCAGGCCGTCCTCGAGGTAGAGGTCACCGCGCCACTGCACCACGTGGGGGAACAGATCGCCGTAGAACGTGGAGTCCTTCGCAAGCAGGGAGTGCAGGTCGAGCATCGCTTTCGTGGTGATCAGCGTGTCGAGCCGGACCTGTCGCGGAGGTATCTGCGCCCACTCGCGATGCGAGAGACCGTGCTCGGGGTAGGGCCGTTCATCACCGACCAGCTTGAAGATCACACTATGTAGTTTAGGAGAGATTCAGGCTCTTTGCCTGCAGTGCTGCTCTCGCCGCATGTCAGCGGCGCTTTCAGATGCTGCCGGCGAAGGTGTCGCACATGTTGGGGTCGCCGCTCCGATAGCCGGTGGTGAACCACTTGACGCGCTGCGCCGACGTCCCGTGGGTGAAGCCGTCGGGGTCGACCCGGCCGCCGCTTTCGACCTGTGAGCTGTCCAGCTGGGCATCGTCCTTGAAGTCCATCGCCGACGTCCCTTCGATCCGTTTGAGACCCTTCGACTGCCCTCAGGAGGGCGGGACACGCCGGTGGGATCGGATGCAACACCCCGGGGAGACGTCGTGGCACCTGGTGGAAACGGCGAGCTTGACGAGGTTGCCGGAGACCGCCTTCACGCCTCTGCGGTCGATCTCGTAGCCGTCACCGTGTTCGTTTCCGAGGCCCGGCCAGCATGTGGGTGGCTTGGGATCGGTGTCCCACTGGGACCACTGATCAGCGGAAGTGGGGTTCGGATCACGCATGTCGGCCTCCGATGATCACGCTACGGATATGCCTGATGTGCGGCAATCGTCGGGTAAAGCTGGAACGCCAGAAGGGTCGTGCCGCAGATCACGGCACGACCCTCTGAGTTGGCGGAGGATAGGAGATTCGAACTCCTGAGGGGTTGCCCCCAACACGCTTTCCAAGACTGTGGATCTCTGTTCAGCTCTGATCAGAGCGGTCCCGACCAGGCGAGGAGGGGGCGGACGGGACCCTGATGAACGACCCCGGACGGGCATGAACTGAGACCCAAACTGAGCCCTTTCGGCTGGCGCCCGAGAGCGAGTCTGGGAGATCCGCGGCGTATCCCCAGGGCAACTGATGATCTCGACACTAGCCATGCTCGACTGGATCGATACTCCGGCGACTTCCCGGATAGAGGATCATGGCCCTATGACCGCGAAGTACCAGCATGAGGACACTGCGCTTCAGGCGTTCCGCGATGAGTTGGTTGCCCGAGGCAGGCGAGCCGAGATCACCGCGTATCCTGACCGCGATCCCGCACATCCGCTTACCGTCGATGCCTTGATCAGCATCGACGGCGTGGAATGGGCGGTGGATCACTGCCTGGTGTCTCGTCCCCAACTACTTCCGGCTGCATTGAAGGCAGCTGAAGCGGTGTTACGCCCCCGCATCGAAGCTATCGCCCAGACGTACGGTTGTGTCATCCAGGTCAGCTACTTGCCTCAGACCGGCGCCAAGGGGGTCAGCTGGGGTGCTGACTACTACGACCGGATCGTTCAACTGGCCGAAAAAGCCGTGACCGTACAGGGATTGATCGATGGCGAAGACTCTTTCGCCACCGCCCAAGCCTTCCCAAGCAAGACCCCCGACGTACACCTGATCCCATTCACTGATACGACAGGAAACCCCTCTGTCAGCACTCAGGTCGACGCTGGCTTGCGCGATCCGCTTCTTAAGAAGCTGGCCGGTCAGCTCAAACGAGCCAAAGAGGCAGGTCTGCCTACGGCTTTGCTGCTCGACCAGATCCCGCGATCGGACGTCAACAGCCACGCCGTCTGGCTCGCCGCGCCGGTCACCATTGCCGCCACCGTGGCCGCCATCTTGCATGATCATGATGCGGTGAACCCAAAGGTTCTGGATCAAGTTTGGTTGAGGCCGACGGTACACGCCGCCATCCAGCCAGGTTTTCCCTCTATCCATCAGCTGATTTGACGAGAGACCCGGAGGTCCTCCTCTGGGTCTCTCGGGCAATCAGCTCAGCTTCCTAGATAGTGGAAGGCCGGTTTCGGGTGCATTAGGAAGTCGTGGTGGGAGATGTTCCATGCATAGGCGCCGGCCATCAGGAACTCAACCACGTCCCCCGGCTTCAAGCTCACCGGGACGTGCCGTGCCATGGTGTCCTTGGGAGTGCAGAGCTGGCCGACGATGGTGGTGGGTTCGCCTGACTCTTCGATGACCATGGGCTGGCTGTGCCCCTTGGTCGCGGGCGTCCGGATGTGGTGGGTGCCGCCCGCCACCACCGCGAACAGCTCACCGTGAACGCGCTTGACGTCGATGACTCGGGTGACATACCGCCCGCAGTAGACCGACAGCGAACGGCCCGGCTCGATCCGTAGAACCTCGCCAGGGCGTCGAAGCGAGGCCAGGCCCTTGCCGTACGTCTTCCAGTCGAATCGGGAGTCTGGATCGGCATAGGACACGGCCATGCCCCCACCGATATTGATCTCAGTGACGCCGAGGCCGCGCGCGTAGTCGAGAATCGCGGTGGCCAGCTCCAACATGCGAGGCGCGTCAAGACCGCTGGCGAGGTGGGCATGGATGCCGCGGAACCGTACCGCATCCTGACCGGCCAGCATCTCGATGCATTCGGAGATGCCCGCAGGGTCCATGCCGAACGGAGTCGCGCCGCCGCCCATGGCCAGGGACGCGCCGCTGATTGGGATGTCGAGATTGACCCTGAGCAGGACGTCAGCGGACCGGCCCGCCGTGAACAGGCGCCGGATCTCGCTGGGGCTTTCGATGTGCAGTCGGTACACGTCGGCGAAGAGTTCGGCATCGGTCTTGCCGGGGCCGCCCAACGCGATCGGCGACTCGGGGAAGAACTTGCGCACGTGGGCAAGTTCTCCCCCTGAAGCCACCTCGAAGCCATCGACGTAAGGCGCGATCACCCGCAGCAGCTGCGGATCGGGATTGGCCTTGACGGCGTAGTGCACCTCGATGTCTCCGAGGGCGGCCCGTACGGTGGCCATGTGGGCGTCAAGGTCGGCAAGGTCGTACACGTACGCGGGCAGCTCGCCAGCGTCGGCCAGTTCCAAGGCCCGTGCGTGCATTGGCAGTGTGGCTGTCATCGCATCGTCTCCGATCGGGTCGTGTCCAGGCCGTGTCAGCTAAGCGGGAAGGTGTTCTCGATCACCAGGTAGTGAGCGGGCGTGACCGTGGTGGTCACCT
Above is a genomic segment from Streptosporangium album containing:
- a CDS encoding helix-turn-helix domain-containing protein, encoding MPSQGTIGDRVRGLRLSRRMSQAQLAGPDLSDSYVSLIESGKRTPTPVVARLLAERLGCTTEFLLHGIEPRQRIDTELGLRHAELELQHGDPCAAAERFGEIVKVAGEENAMLAAHARFGRARALEAQGKIGPAVEAFERLRREAASHPERLADLPLAVALSRCYQHAGDTLRARDLANAALSQVNRLALNDGEIAVDLAASLMETEPTRGPRSPGLTYVRHVLSAHGVPAVVNRVDEIRSLWEASVTAAEGEDSALAVRLADDAIAAGRPARLAFQLARIAMNWSRLTASSGTEPLDEAREFATAAREVFGTFPDRVDDHARSLVVLASIQLRDGDPKGAAELADSALTTLDDRLGITAATARLVLAQVALSTGGGDVVTILHSARELLDSTRPGVSGPDREAARVWRRLGDLYGQAGVSEDQVSAYRKALEAAGVRSAMVGMTVDSALVR
- a CDS encoding PH domain-containing protein; amino-acid sequence: MRLVTHGDSAPSSVNRYLLPHEHQVIMVRRHPAVLLRPVAEVLGGLILAGLLSKWFGDQGGGGALVVVWWAWLLLLIRFVWKVAEWSVDYFVVTSKRMLLTTGLVTRKVDMMPLGKVTDMSFQRSLLGRMLGYGEFVLESAGQDQALSRVNYIPYPETLYLEVCQMLFPGGNDSDD
- the upp gene encoding uracil phosphoribosyltransferase, whose amino-acid sequence is METLVVDHPLVAHKLTVLRDVNTDSPTFRRLADELVTLLAYEATRQVRTTEVTVQTPVAAAQGVRLAQPYPLVVPILRAGLGMLDGMTRLLPTAEVGFLGMIRNESTLKAETYATRLPDDLSGRQVYVVDPMLATGGTLAAAIEFLFDRGADDVTALCLLAAPEGIAHMDEVFAGTSKPIRLVTAALDERLNEQGYIVPGLGDAGDRLYGVV
- a CDS encoding tRNA adenosine deaminase-associated protein, with amino-acid sequence MADQDPLDFAIVVYREDDAWEAETLPVALTSDLDGLIHALRQQPSMSGTIGLVAVGDEFFVALRVFGERVEVFLSDIAASWDFPLAQQALEYLDVPVPDEDELEAILQDEDTVLPAGDLSIFADLGLDEMELGILSGDIDLLPEDVLSSIAARLGFSEPFERAIDSVFG
- a CDS encoding tRNA adenosine deaminase-associated protein translates to MSSRPSGNSVFSAAFVRVAGGWNGAEVDLGAAEIADDLGDAVQERLALNGDELALLCVEVEDEWFAIVRYQGDQEPRTFLSDAQAGISDELGKLFGELAGVAPDRETPDLGVRPAGDFELLSDLGVSSDELIELSMEEGVLPADTLSVIAERLAFADELDRLR
- the tadA gene encoding tRNA adenosine(34) deaminase TadA yields the protein MRLALTEAVRAGARGEVPVGAVVLDADGSVLAQAGNDRESLADPTAHAEILALREAARVRGEWRLTGCTLVVTLEPCTMCAGASVLARVDRIVYGAADAKGGAAGSLWDVVRDRRLNHRPEVLRDVLADECAAVLTEFFAVRRMREQ
- a CDS encoding type II toxin-antitoxin system VapB family antitoxin gives rise to the protein MIFKLVGDERPYPEHGLSHREWAQIPPRQVRLDTLITTKAMLDLHSLLAKDSTFYGDLFPHVVQWRGDLYLEDGLHRALRSALHQRSVLHARVLEIPSGD
- a CDS encoding neutral zinc metallopeptidase; translation: MDFKDDAQLDSSQVESGGRVDPDGFTHGTSAQRVKWFTTGYRSGDPNMCDTFAGSI
- a CDS encoding alanine racemase, which encodes MELADAGELPAYVYDLADLDAHMATVRAALGDIEVHYAVKANPDPQLLRVIAPYVDGFEVASGGELAHVRKFFPESPIALGGPGKTDAELFADVYRLHIESPSEIRRLFTAGRSADVLLRVNLDIPISGASLAMGGGATPFGMDPAGISECIEMLAGQDAVRFRGIHAHLASGLDAPRMLELATAILDYARGLGVTEINIGGGMAVSYADPDSRFDWKTYGKGLASLRRPGEVLRIEPGRSLSVYCGRYVTRVIDVKRVHGELFAVVAGGTHHIRTPATKGHSQPMVIEESGEPTTIVGQLCTPKDTMARHVPVSLKPGDVVEFLMAGAYAWNISHHDFLMHPKPAFHYLGS